One window of the Gambusia affinis linkage group LG13, SWU_Gaff_1.0, whole genome shotgun sequence genome contains the following:
- the si:ch211-132e22.4 gene encoding uncharacterized protein si:ch211-132e22.4 yields MADASTQVTTKSEIINFTSNFTGNSTACTAVQVATVMKWLTFSIGLPVLVLALYSLKNLSKGESKIPMHIMFLLVSDIISFFSRLSVDHSTETDPVFSRNGTDIIFYFGVISNIALMLFIAQDLYLLVAYPQCLGCCTSIRQSPAVTFLAWASPFAMLTLALLGYNLWFAISLLAPFPILLFFAVDSWRALHCSQSNSPSSEKRRTVFGIGAIWANYTFLYAPFILSILLEALSFKDKVPYLGQVSHLLLYLSPLVDPFLYIFMTKGPKEVLRALPCCQKLQKKENTTPTAETVAETVETRL; encoded by the exons ATGGCTGATGCCAGCACACAGGTCACGACTAAATCTGAAATCATCAACTTCACCAGCAACTTCACCGGCAACAGCACTGCATGTACAGCTGTGCAAGTGGCCACTGTGATGAAGTGGTTGACATTCAGCATCGGGTTGCCTGTCCTCGTCCTGGCCCTTTACTCCCTCAAGAACCTCTCCAAAG GTGAGAGCAAGATTCCCATGCACATTATGTTCCTCCTGGTGTCGGACATCATCAGCTTCTTCAGTCGTCTCTCTGTAGATCATAGCACGGAAACTGACCCGGTGTTCTCCAGAAATGGCACAGACATCATCTTTTACTTTGGGGTCATTTCCAACATCGCCCTCATGCTGTTCATTGCCCAGGATCTCTATCTGCTAGTGGCCTACCCACAGTGTCTTGGTTGTTGCACCAGTATCAGGCAGTCACCTGCAGTGACCTTCCTGGCGTGGGCCAGTCCTTTCGCCATGCTCACCCTCGCCTTGCTAGGCTACAACCTGTGGTTTGCCATTTCTCTGCTCGCTCCTTTTCCCATCCTCCTTTTTTTTGCTGTGGATTCCTGGCGGGCCCTACACTGCTCCCAATCCAACTCGCCAAGCTCAGAGAAGAGGAGGACAGTGTTTGGCATCGGGGCAATCTGGGCCAACTACACTTTCCTTTATGCCCCCTTTATCCTCAGCATCCTCTTGGAGGCTCTGTCCTTCAAGGACAAAGTCCCCTACCTGGGGCAGGTGTCTCACCTGCTTCTCTACCTCAGCCCACTGGTAGACCCCTTCCTTTATATCTTCATGACTAAGGGTCCAAAAGAGGTACTGCGAGCTCTACCCTGCTgtcaaaaattacaaaagaaagaaaatacgaCACCCACAGCAGAAACTGTGGCTGAAACTGTAGAAACAAGGCTCTGA